The following are encoded together in the Pseudoalteromonas ruthenica genome:
- a CDS encoding FlgO family outer membrane protein: MRLLITILLAALVTACAPSQRIEIVPRVGEYRPVQENTIHQYSVRLANNMTAALQSIAPGAKVAVGTFLPPQSLTLKQMTPQQHQIALQLQESFITLYNQMGFSVVEYRTRNSIALRDGGDVMLSREVGQLAARHGIDFFVTGTMTPQQDAYVVNVRMINISNNEVVAAATDYLPNNVLTSADKVHMQNGHIERRAY; this comes from the coding sequence ATGCGACTCTTAATCACGATTTTGCTAGCGGCGCTGGTGACGGCTTGTGCGCCTTCACAACGCATAGAAATTGTGCCCCGCGTCGGTGAATACCGACCTGTACAAGAAAATACTATTCACCAATATAGTGTCCGTCTTGCCAATAATATGACAGCGGCGCTGCAAAGCATTGCTCCGGGTGCCAAAGTCGCAGTCGGCACCTTTTTGCCGCCCCAGTCATTAACGCTCAAGCAAATGACACCTCAGCAACATCAGATAGCTCTACAACTTCAAGAGAGTTTTATCACCCTCTACAATCAAATGGGTTTCTCTGTGGTTGAATACCGAACCCGTAATAGCATTGCTTTGCGTGACGGCGGAGATGTTATGTTGAGCCGCGAGGTAGGGCAGTTAGCAGCCCGTCACGGTATCGACTTTTTTGTTACCGGGACTATGACCCCACAGCAAGATGCTTATGTGGTCAATGTGCGGATGATTAACATCAGTAATAATGAGGTGGTCGCGGCGGCGACGGACTATTTACCTAATAATGTGTTAACTAGTGCCGATAAAGTACATATGCAAAATGGCCATATTGAGCGCCGCGCTTATTAA
- a CDS encoding dihydrolipoyl dehydrogenase, producing the protein MNKVSTDVLVIGAGSAGLSAYRSAKEHTNKVLLIEAGHYGTTCARVGCMPSKLLIAAAEAAHSVHTANRFGINTQAPIIDGQAVMHRVRSERDRFVGFVIDAVEDIDPQDRLIGHAQFINDHQVQVADHTLIEAKRVVIATGSRPSYPEAFNNFGERLIVNDEVFDWQDLPESVAVFGPGVIGLELGQALHRLGVRVKLFGVGGAIGPLSDPVLKDYAATTFAEEFFVDADAQVTNMRQVGDKAQFTYTDGHGQQHSEQFDYVLAATGRKPNVDKLALTNTSLELDERGVPIADEYTMQCGDSNIFIAGDASNMVPLLHEATDQGTIAGHNAGRYPDVRNGLRRAPIAAVFSDPQIAMVGESYQQVSKRFGDCGCYEIGEVSFENQGRSRVMLKNKGMLRVYAEQGSGLFLGAEMIGPAAEHIAHLLAWAVQNKMTVPQMLEMPFYHPVIEEGVRTALRNVNAKLKFGPDIIRHCIECGPGA; encoded by the coding sequence ATGAATAAAGTGAGCACCGATGTTTTAGTCATTGGCGCAGGCTCAGCCGGCCTAAGTGCTTATCGCAGCGCGAAAGAACATACCAATAAGGTACTCTTGATTGAGGCAGGCCATTACGGAACAACTTGTGCGCGAGTTGGCTGCATGCCCAGCAAACTCTTGATCGCCGCCGCAGAAGCAGCCCACAGTGTGCACACAGCGAACCGTTTCGGTATTAATACCCAAGCCCCTATTATTGATGGTCAGGCAGTGATGCATCGCGTGCGCAGCGAACGTGATCGCTTTGTTGGCTTTGTAATTGATGCAGTCGAAGATATCGACCCGCAAGACCGTCTGATTGGCCACGCACAATTTATTAATGATCATCAAGTTCAAGTCGCTGATCATACGTTAATTGAAGCCAAGCGTGTCGTTATCGCCACCGGCTCCCGACCTAGCTACCCAGAAGCGTTTAACAACTTTGGCGAGCGCTTAATTGTTAACGATGAGGTTTTTGACTGGCAAGACTTACCCGAGTCTGTGGCTGTTTTTGGCCCTGGCGTTATTGGTCTAGAGCTTGGCCAAGCATTGCATCGTTTAGGGGTACGCGTAAAGTTATTCGGCGTTGGCGGAGCGATTGGCCCGCTAAGCGATCCAGTCTTAAAAGATTATGCCGCCACCACCTTCGCTGAAGAGTTTTTCGTAGACGCCGATGCTCAAGTGACAAATATGCGACAAGTCGGCGATAAAGCTCAATTCACTTATACCGACGGTCATGGACAACAACACAGCGAACAGTTCGACTACGTGCTTGCCGCCACAGGCCGCAAACCGAACGTCGATAAGCTAGCATTGACAAATACATCGCTAGAGCTTGATGAGCGAGGAGTCCCCATTGCCGATGAATACACTATGCAATGCGGGGACAGCAACATATTTATTGCCGGAGATGCCAGTAATATGGTGCCGCTGCTACATGAAGCTACGGATCAAGGCACTATCGCAGGGCACAATGCAGGACGCTACCCTGATGTGCGTAATGGCTTACGTCGAGCGCCAATTGCGGCTGTATTTAGCGACCCACAAATTGCGATGGTTGGCGAGTCTTATCAGCAAGTAAGTAAACGCTTTGGTGATTGTGGCTGCTATGAAATCGGCGAAGTAAGCTTTGAAAACCAAGGACGCAGCCGCGTTATGTTAAAAAATAAAGGGATGTTAAGAGTTTACGCAGAGCAAGGCAGCGGCCTATTTTTGGGCGCCGAAATGATAGGCCCTGCAGCCGAGCATATCGCTCACTTGCTTGCCTGGGCGGTGCAAAACAAAATGACTGTACCACAAATGTTAGAGATGCCATTTTACCACCCAGTCATAGAGGAAGGCGTGCGCACGGCGCTACGAAACGTTAACGCCAAGCTAAAGTTTGGTCCTGATATTATTAGACACTGTATAGAGTGCGGCCCTGGCGCCTAG
- a CDS encoding sulfite exporter TauE/SafE family protein: MADLIWLFLLCTVLGSVVGFLAGLLGIGGGLLIVPALSALLVHFHVTDVEHVLVIAIATSLASILFTSTSSALAHHRNQNVPWQVAPWVLVGVSLGALISGFMASYIPQQGLKTIFAVCVMFIAMRMIVSTRRVMKTRAMPKGPVVAASTSVLGAISGLIGIGGGALVVPLLNYFSVDMKKAIGCAAVSGIAIALFGCLGYIASGWQVKSLSDGFLGFVYLPALAGIVVTSWFTAPFGARATHFLPVSQIKKIFAVLLVVIALRMVFS, from the coding sequence ATGGCTGACCTGATATGGCTATTTTTGCTATGCACAGTGCTTGGCAGCGTAGTAGGCTTTTTAGCTGGATTACTGGGAATAGGAGGCGGCTTACTTATTGTCCCGGCGCTTTCGGCGTTATTGGTGCACTTTCATGTCACGGATGTTGAGCACGTGTTAGTGATTGCCATTGCTACCTCCTTGGCTTCGATTTTATTCACCTCCACCTCTTCTGCTTTGGCGCATCATCGTAACCAAAATGTCCCCTGGCAAGTTGCACCTTGGGTGCTTGTAGGCGTTTCACTGGGCGCCCTGATAAGCGGCTTTATGGCAAGTTATATACCTCAACAGGGATTGAAAACCATATTTGCTGTCTGTGTGATGTTTATCGCGATGCGTATGATTGTCTCTACGCGCAGAGTAATGAAGACTCGGGCCATGCCTAAAGGTCCTGTGGTCGCTGCTAGTACCTCGGTACTTGGGGCCATATCTGGGTTAATCGGTATCGGCGGCGGCGCGCTTGTGGTGCCGCTTTTAAATTATTTTTCTGTGGATATGAAAAAGGCCATTGGCTGCGCCGCAGTCAGTGGCATAGCCATTGCGCTGTTTGGCTGCTTGGGTTACATTGCCTCCGGGTGGCAAGTGAAGAGTTTAAGCGATGGCTTCTTGGGCTTTGTGTATTTACCTGCTTTAGCGGGGATTGTTGTCACCTCCTGGTTCACAGCTCCTTTTGGCGCGCGAGCAACGCATTTTTTACCAGTATCGCAAATTAAGAAAATCTTCGCCGTGCTATTGGTGGTGATCGCCTTGCGAATGGTGTTTAGTTAG
- a CDS encoding glutathione peroxidase, with translation MTTFNNSEGQRIPQVTFAVRKGEQWQQLTSDDIFSGKTVVVFSLPGAFTPTCSSTHLPRYNELASALKQNGVDDIVCVSVNDTFVMNAWAEHQEADNITLLPDGNGEFTDGMGMLVDKNDLGFGKRSWRYSMLVKDGVVKKMFIEPQKPGDPFEVSDADTMLDYINPKQSKPQPVSIITKPGCPFCTKAKAMLSQHGLAFEEIVLGSQASLTSLKAISGRDTVPQVFIGGQHIGGSDELSLYFTNN, from the coding sequence ATGACAACATTTAACAACAGCGAAGGCCAACGAATTCCTCAGGTGACATTTGCAGTGCGTAAAGGCGAGCAATGGCAACAACTTACCTCAGACGATATCTTTTCAGGTAAGACGGTCGTGGTGTTCTCATTGCCCGGTGCGTTTACACCAACCTGCTCATCAACACACTTACCACGCTACAACGAACTTGCCAGTGCACTAAAACAAAATGGCGTAGATGACATTGTCTGCGTGTCGGTAAACGATACATTTGTGATGAATGCCTGGGCTGAGCACCAAGAAGCCGACAATATTACCTTACTCCCTGACGGTAACGGCGAGTTCACCGACGGCATGGGCATGCTGGTTGACAAGAACGACCTAGGTTTTGGTAAACGTAGCTGGCGCTACTCCATGCTCGTGAAAGACGGTGTGGTCAAGAAGATGTTTATCGAGCCGCAAAAACCAGGCGACCCTTTTGAGGTATCGGATGCAGATACTATGCTTGATTATATTAACCCCAAACAAAGTAAGCCACAGCCGGTAAGCATTATTACTAAGCCGGGATGCCCGTTTTGTACCAAAGCGAAAGCAATGCTTTCGCAGCACGGTCTTGCTTTTGAGGAAATTGTGTTAGGTAGTCAAGCGTCGCTGACGAGTCTAAAAGCAATATCCGGTAGAGATACGGTACCGCAAGTATTTATTGGTGGGCAACATATTGGTGGCTCTGATGAGCTTTCCCTTTACTTCACCAACAACTAA
- a CDS encoding flagellar assembly protein T N-terminal domain-containing protein: MRYLASVCALMIALISPSVSAQWLQTTGVATLEDGDTETARANAVSDAIKQALLYSGLELSSVQTLTNGVLTQDHLSLQAHGQVQQMQLLEEQQSDGMISVTMQIEVLDNPQQCPEQDFISHFALTRTALDNPQQARYGQIFDVAPAFTKQLYAIMSQTQLAMLPIPYFKEAVDVSPFFTQQFQYDENVLEYIRDKSNSQYVLLSQITDISTGKQLNNDYAFWQDESYNRYFNVEFALFDALSFEKIWQKAYQTQGPWQFEKTARIDVNSGTFWQSQYGRAITALSEKVMFDLNNELRCLPTRGLIQHIDGDQVVINLGKANGLVMGQQLTLAHSSNLTTYAGKRLPRQVTTLHRVEVNQLYQHSAIATNIGKRPLANIQLNDLVLLSQ, from the coding sequence ATGCGATATTTGGCATCTGTGTGCGCACTGATGATTGCACTAATAAGCCCGAGTGTCAGCGCCCAATGGTTGCAAACCACAGGGGTTGCGACTTTAGAGGATGGAGATACCGAAACAGCACGCGCCAACGCGGTCAGTGACGCTATAAAACAAGCGTTATTATATTCAGGGCTGGAGCTATCCAGTGTGCAGACCTTGACTAACGGCGTGCTCACTCAGGATCACCTTTCTTTGCAAGCACATGGTCAAGTACAACAAATGCAGCTGCTCGAAGAACAACAAAGTGATGGCATGATCAGTGTCACCATGCAAATTGAAGTGTTAGACAACCCACAGCAATGCCCTGAACAAGACTTTATTAGCCACTTTGCCCTCACACGCACGGCATTGGATAATCCACAGCAAGCTCGTTATGGTCAAATATTTGACGTAGCCCCTGCTTTTACTAAGCAGCTCTACGCAATTATGAGCCAAACGCAATTAGCTATGCTGCCTATTCCTTATTTTAAAGAAGCGGTGGATGTTAGCCCCTTCTTTACACAGCAATTTCAGTATGATGAAAATGTACTGGAATATATTCGCGACAAAAGTAACAGTCAGTACGTGTTACTCTCGCAAATCACCGATATTTCCACCGGCAAGCAATTGAATAATGATTATGCATTTTGGCAGGATGAAAGCTATAACCGCTATTTTAATGTAGAGTTTGCGTTATTCGATGCCTTGAGCTTTGAAAAAATATGGCAAAAAGCCTATCAAACTCAAGGGCCTTGGCAGTTTGAAAAAACCGCTCGTATCGATGTAAACAGTGGCACTTTTTGGCAAAGCCAATACGGACGAGCCATTACTGCGCTTAGTGAGAAAGTGATGTTTGACCTTAACAATGAGCTGCGCTGCCTACCCACCCGTGGATTAATTCAGCATATTGATGGTGACCAAGTAGTTATCAACTTAGGTAAAGCCAACGGCTTAGTGATGGGTCAGCAACTCACTTTGGCGCATAGCAGCAACCTCACCACCTATGCAGGCAAACGTTTGCCACGTCAGGTAACTACCTTACATCGTGTAGAAGTGAATCAGCTTTACCAACACAGTGCCATTGCCACTAATATTGGTAAACGGCCACTGGCGAATATTCAACTCAACGACTTAGTGTTACTGAGCCAATAG
- the rppH gene encoding RNA pyrophosphohydrolase: MIDAEGFRANVGIVICNNQGQVFWARRYGQHSWQFPQGGVDDGETPEQTMYRELHEEVGLLPEDVEILASSRHWLRYKLPKRLIRRDSTPVCIGQKQKWFLLKLKCKDEDVDLLKTHHPEFDDWRWVSYWYPVRQVVAFKRDVYRRVMKEFAPVAMPFNRKESQPQGQWRQRR; this comes from the coding sequence GTGATTGATGCCGAAGGTTTTCGTGCCAATGTCGGAATCGTAATTTGTAATAACCAAGGCCAAGTCTTTTGGGCTCGTCGTTACGGACAGCATTCTTGGCAATTCCCGCAAGGTGGCGTAGACGATGGGGAAACGCCCGAGCAAACCATGTATCGTGAATTACACGAGGAGGTTGGCTTACTCCCTGAAGATGTAGAGATACTGGCAAGTTCTAGACATTGGTTGCGTTATAAGTTACCGAAGCGGTTGATCCGCAGAGATTCCACACCTGTGTGTATTGGCCAAAAACAAAAATGGTTCTTGCTAAAATTAAAGTGCAAAGATGAAGACGTGGATTTACTTAAAACTCACCACCCTGAGTTTGATGACTGGCGTTGGGTGAGTTATTGGTATCCTGTACGTCAGGTCGTGGCCTTTAAACGCGACGTATACCGCCGGGTAATGAAAGAGTTTGCGCCGGTTGCTATGCCTTTTAATCGCAAGGAGTCACAGCCGCAAGGGCAGTGGCGCCAACGCCGATAG
- the ptsP gene encoding phosphoenolpyruvate--protein phosphotransferase — protein sequence MLATMRTIVEQVAQQPSLESALVVFVSQVKKAMRTECCSIYFADYSKDNFVLMATDGLNPGAVGQFRVGFTEGLVGLVAQREEPINLAYAKSHPRFVTSDLVQEDQYNAFLSVPIVHQRRVLGVIVVQQQAARVFSEDEESFLITLSAQLAPQLADAQLQTLLNQDGQSQRSTTLKGISGSPGIALGQAYVVLPKVDFSSVEMRKEPNKLKQKQLFFQAVAATHKEFSTLATSMQGHLPDEAVAVFEVYLQLLDAKSLGRDVELEIADGWCAKSALKRVIERLVQQFNAMQDPYIKERAVDVKDIGLRVLHHLLNTEKATKVYPDDTILVAHTLTPAMLAQVPKEKLKGVVSVHGAANSHASILTKAMNIPTVWGINDIPLLQFDQKELIVDAYAGRVYLCPSEALKQEYAQVQHHDAKLHDQFESEHHLEAKTADGKSIDLLLNAGLDLGSELNSARYCDGVGLYRTESWFMQKGTFPSQHEQEVWYRQVLSSYHPAPVTMRTLDIGGDKALDYFDIDEENPFLGWRGIRVSLDHPELFLDQLKAMIKANTGLGNLRIMLPMISDIGEVDDASALMERAYYELQQDAPDQFSYIDKPLVGVMIEVPSSMYLLKELAAKVDFCSVGSNDLTQYLLAVDRANSRVAGLFDPYHPAVLRALNGIAQQCQNANFPFSLCGELAGEPEGAVLLIAMGFDSLSMNFSSLHKVKWVIRRVGLAACEVLLHQCLAASSAKKVHRLVREFMLENHLGALLYTQKE from the coding sequence ATGTTAGCCACCATGCGCACCATCGTCGAGCAAGTTGCTCAGCAACCGAGTTTGGAAAGCGCATTGGTGGTATTTGTATCGCAAGTAAAAAAAGCGATGCGCACTGAGTGTTGCTCAATTTACTTCGCTGATTACAGTAAAGATAACTTCGTCTTAATGGCCACCGATGGCCTCAATCCTGGTGCTGTGGGTCAGTTTCGAGTCGGTTTTACTGAAGGCTTGGTGGGCTTAGTGGCGCAGCGTGAAGAACCTATTAATTTGGCTTATGCCAAATCGCACCCGCGCTTTGTCACCTCCGATTTAGTGCAAGAAGATCAGTACAATGCTTTTCTCTCTGTACCTATTGTGCATCAACGCCGCGTGCTCGGTGTTATTGTCGTGCAGCAGCAGGCTGCGCGCGTATTCAGTGAAGATGAAGAGTCATTTTTAATTACTCTTTCTGCTCAGCTAGCGCCTCAGTTGGCCGACGCGCAACTGCAAACCTTGCTCAACCAAGATGGGCAAAGCCAGCGCTCCACAACTCTTAAAGGCATATCCGGCTCGCCGGGTATCGCTTTAGGGCAGGCCTATGTGGTGTTGCCTAAGGTTGACTTTTCGTCGGTTGAAATGCGCAAAGAGCCTAACAAACTCAAACAAAAGCAGCTATTTTTCCAGGCGGTAGCCGCCACTCACAAAGAATTCAGCACCCTGGCAACGTCGATGCAAGGGCACCTTCCCGATGAGGCTGTGGCCGTCTTTGAAGTGTATTTACAGCTTCTTGATGCGAAGAGCTTAGGACGTGATGTTGAATTAGAAATAGCCGATGGTTGGTGCGCCAAAAGTGCTTTGAAGCGGGTTATTGAGCGTCTAGTGCAGCAATTCAATGCTATGCAAGATCCTTATATAAAGGAACGCGCTGTTGATGTTAAAGACATTGGTTTACGGGTTCTGCACCACCTATTAAATACCGAGAAGGCCACCAAGGTGTATCCAGACGATACAATTTTGGTGGCGCACACATTAACCCCAGCCATGCTAGCTCAGGTTCCCAAAGAAAAACTCAAAGGGGTGGTCAGCGTCCATGGTGCGGCGAACTCCCATGCCTCTATTCTTACCAAGGCGATGAACATTCCCACCGTGTGGGGCATCAATGATATTCCTCTATTGCAGTTTGACCAAAAGGAATTGATTGTTGATGCTTATGCGGGGCGCGTCTATTTATGTCCTAGCGAGGCTCTTAAGCAAGAGTACGCACAAGTACAGCATCACGATGCAAAATTACATGACCAGTTTGAGTCTGAGCACCATCTTGAGGCGAAAACCGCAGACGGGAAAAGCATCGACTTGTTGCTTAACGCTGGCTTAGATTTAGGCAGTGAGCTCAATAGTGCCCGATATTGCGATGGTGTTGGGCTGTACCGCACCGAATCATGGTTTATGCAAAAGGGAACGTTTCCGTCTCAGCATGAGCAAGAGGTGTGGTATCGCCAAGTACTCAGCAGCTATCACCCTGCGCCAGTTACTATGCGTACACTGGATATTGGCGGCGATAAGGCACTGGATTATTTCGATATTGACGAGGAAAATCCGTTCTTAGGGTGGCGCGGTATTCGCGTAAGTTTGGATCATCCGGAGCTTTTCCTCGATCAACTGAAAGCCATGATCAAGGCCAATACTGGCTTGGGTAATCTACGTATTATGTTGCCGATGATAAGTGATATCGGGGAGGTCGATGACGCGTCTGCGCTGATGGAACGTGCTTATTATGAGTTGCAACAAGATGCACCGGATCAATTCAGCTATATTGATAAGCCGCTAGTGGGAGTGATGATTGAGGTGCCCTCGAGCATGTATTTACTCAAGGAGTTAGCGGCCAAAGTTGATTTTTGTTCGGTGGGCAGCAACGATTTAACTCAGTATCTGTTAGCTGTGGATAGGGCTAATTCCAGAGTGGCTGGGCTTTTTGATCCTTATCATCCTGCGGTTTTACGAGCTTTAAACGGTATTGCCCAGCAATGCCAAAACGCCAACTTTCCCTTTAGCCTATGTGGTGAACTTGCCGGTGAGCCCGAAGGCGCGGTGCTCCTTATTGCTATGGGGTTTGACAGCCTAAGTATGAACTTCAGTTCGTTACACAAAGTGAAATGGGTGATCCGCCGTGTCGGCTTGGCCGCTTGTGAGGTGCTATTGCATCAATGTTTGGCTGCTTCCAGTGCAAAGAAAGTGCACCGCTTGGTGCGTGAATTTATGCTCGAAAACCACCTTGGCGCGCTTCTTTATACGCAAAAAGAGTGA
- the lgt gene encoding prolipoprotein diacylglyceryl transferase, whose product MALEFPQIDPIIFEVGPVAVRWYGLMYLIGFVFALWLANRQAAKPGSGWSKEQVSDLLFCGMLGVILGGRVGYVLFYQFSYFLENPLYLLRIDQGGMSFHGGTLGVIAAIVWFAKAKGKSILAVGDFVVPLVPLGLLAGRIGNFINGELWGRASDVPWAMVFPTGGPEPRHPSQLYEAFFEGLVLFLILQWFIRKPRPAGSVAGLFLLGYGVFRFAIEYFREPDAHLGLFADFISMGQILSLPMIIVGAGLMYWAYQHNNSTEKHGSQQPS is encoded by the coding sequence ATGGCTTTAGAGTTTCCGCAAATCGACCCCATTATTTTTGAAGTGGGTCCGGTGGCTGTACGTTGGTATGGCTTGATGTATTTAATTGGCTTTGTTTTCGCTCTGTGGCTGGCAAACCGACAAGCAGCAAAACCTGGCTCAGGGTGGAGCAAAGAGCAGGTAAGCGATCTGCTGTTTTGCGGCATGCTCGGTGTGATCCTCGGCGGACGTGTGGGCTATGTGCTGTTTTATCAGTTTAGCTATTTCCTCGAAAATCCATTGTATTTACTGCGTATTGACCAAGGCGGAATGTCCTTTCACGGAGGCACCCTCGGCGTGATTGCCGCCATTGTGTGGTTCGCTAAAGCTAAAGGTAAGTCAATCTTGGCGGTGGGCGACTTTGTGGTGCCTTTGGTGCCGTTAGGACTACTGGCCGGGCGCATTGGTAACTTTATCAATGGCGAGCTTTGGGGGCGCGCATCTGATGTGCCTTGGGCTATGGTATTTCCTACTGGCGGGCCTGAGCCAAGACACCCTTCACAATTATACGAGGCATTTTTTGAAGGCCTCGTGCTGTTTCTTATTTTGCAGTGGTTTATACGCAAGCCACGCCCAGCAGGCAGTGTCGCCGGATTGTTTTTACTCGGTTACGGGGTATTCCGTTTTGCCATTGAGTACTTCCGTGAACCTGACGCTCATTTAGGCCTGTTTGCAGACTTTATTTCCATGGGGCAAATTTTATCCTTGCCAATGATTATCGTGGGTGCTGGGCTGATGTATTGGGCATACCAGCATAACAACAGCACAGAGAAACACGGTTCACAACAACCAAGCTAA
- a CDS encoding FlgO family outer membrane protein gives MNTPAISGLLSLTLAVAGCASMNQWTAHEDEVKRQAIEEYESAHQQVKVIGAPEQSVAGNTAQYQGLNNPLKVHSSRQSYAKHSVKNINHYVRGLMQDMMSNIDASAQNQVMAVSSFVYLDTDYQQGTLLGNQLAESFMHELHEFGVPVVDYKTTDYIRVTPEGDFAYSRDFLELQQDHPMRLVLAGTLVKHQGGVLVNARIVSVNSKMVIASSQGLIPNDVVNALLSNAIYNGVELSQAN, from the coding sequence ATGAACACTCCCGCAATTTCAGGGCTTTTATCGCTGACCTTAGCTGTAGCTGGTTGTGCCAGTATGAATCAATGGACCGCGCATGAAGATGAAGTAAAGCGCCAGGCAATTGAAGAGTATGAAAGTGCCCATCAGCAGGTTAAAGTGATTGGTGCCCCAGAGCAATCCGTGGCTGGTAATACAGCTCAGTATCAAGGCCTTAACAATCCTCTTAAAGTACATTCTAGCCGCCAAAGTTACGCGAAACATTCTGTGAAAAACATTAACCATTATGTGCGCGGATTGATGCAAGATATGATGAGTAACATTGACGCCAGCGCACAAAATCAGGTTATGGCAGTATCAAGCTTCGTCTACTTAGATACCGACTACCAGCAGGGCACATTATTGGGCAACCAATTGGCAGAGAGCTTTATGCATGAGTTGCATGAATTTGGGGTGCCTGTAGTGGATTACAAGACCACCGATTACATTCGTGTAACCCCTGAAGGTGATTTCGCTTATAGCCGTGACTTTTTAGAGTTGCAGCAAGATCACCCAATGCGCTTAGTGTTAGCGGGCACGTTGGTGAAACACCAAGGCGGAGTCTTAGTGAATGCGCGGATTGTTAGCGTCAATTCGAAAATGGTCATTGCCAGCTCTCAAGGTTTGATCCCCAACGATGTAGTAAACGCGTTACTGAGTAACGCCATTTATAATGGTGTGGAGCTCAGCCAAGCGAATTAG
- a CDS encoding thymidylate synthase yields the protein MKQYLDLMRHVKEHGTKKEDRTGTGTLSVFGYQMRFNLQEGFPLVTTKKCHLRSIIHELLWFLKGDTNIGYLNDNGVRIWDGWATAEGELGPVYGKQWRSWEGPNGEVIDQIKDVVEQIKTNPDSRRLIVSAWNPALLPDTQFSPSENAAKGKQALPPCHTLFQFYVLDGKLSCQLYQRSADIFLGVPFNIASYALLTMMIAQVCDLELGDFVHTFGDAHLYLNHLQQVDEQLGREPFAKPTMKINPEVKDIFSFSFDDFELVDYQCHPHIKAPVAI from the coding sequence ATGAAGCAATATTTAGATTTAATGCGCCATGTGAAAGAGCATGGCACCAAAAAAGAAGACCGGACCGGTACCGGCACCCTTAGTGTATTCGGCTATCAAATGCGCTTTAATTTGCAAGAAGGGTTTCCCTTGGTGACCACCAAGAAGTGTCATTTGCGCTCGATTATCCACGAGTTGTTGTGGTTCCTTAAGGGCGATACCAATATTGGTTATCTTAACGATAATGGCGTGCGCATTTGGGATGGTTGGGCCACGGCAGAAGGTGAGCTGGGCCCAGTGTATGGCAAACAATGGCGCAGCTGGGAAGGTCCTAATGGTGAAGTGATTGACCAGATTAAGGACGTGGTCGAGCAAATTAAAACTAATCCAGATTCACGACGGTTAATTGTGAGTGCCTGGAATCCAGCATTGTTGCCAGACACTCAGTTTAGCCCTAGCGAAAATGCTGCTAAGGGCAAGCAAGCACTGCCGCCGTGTCACACGCTATTCCAATTCTATGTGCTCGATGGCAAGCTGAGCTGTCAGCTATACCAACGTAGTGCAGATATTTTCTTAGGTGTGCCGTTTAATATTGCCAGCTATGCGTTACTGACCATGATGATAGCGCAAGTATGCGATTTAGAATTAGGCGACTTTGTCCATACCTTTGGCGATGCGCACTTGTACTTGAACCACTTACAGCAAGTAGACGAACAGCTTGGGCGTGAACCCTTCGCCAAACCGACCATGAAGATTAACCCTGAAGTGAAAGATATCTTTTCTTTTAGCTTTGATGACTTTGAGCTGGTGGATTACCAGTGCCATCCTCATATCAAGGCGCCTGTTGCTATTTAA
- a CDS encoding FlgO family outer membrane protein — translation MIKRFLVGAMVTTMAMAAWAQSEPSKVEINPLYISVDRGFNNAHHKHLGDYTQQLALKLSDTMATQHVSHIAVTSFVDFDHRLDNAGALGNQLAEGLMTDLQQFGFATVEHKLKRAISVQPSGDFALSRHASELAESVGVDHVLTGTLVYRPNGVVINARVISSQDQVIKASARQFIPYFVLDDLLPHG, via the coding sequence ATGATAAAGCGTTTTCTTGTTGGCGCCATGGTAACAACCATGGCCATGGCTGCATGGGCTCAAAGTGAGCCAAGCAAGGTCGAGATAAACCCTCTGTATATCAGTGTTGATAGAGGGTTTAACAATGCTCACCACAAACACCTAGGGGATTACACTCAACAATTGGCATTGAAACTCAGTGATACCATGGCGACACAACATGTCAGCCATATTGCAGTGACCAGTTTCGTTGACTTTGATCATCGCCTTGATAACGCTGGCGCCCTAGGTAACCAGTTAGCCGAAGGGCTGATGACAGACCTGCAACAATTTGGTTTTGCAACGGTCGAGCACAAGCTTAAACGCGCTATTTCTGTTCAACCATCCGGTGACTTTGCTCTCTCTCGTCATGCCAGCGAGTTGGCTGAGTCGGTGGGTGTAGACCATGTTCTCACCGGTACACTGGTGTACCGCCCCAATGGTGTGGTGATTAATGCTCGAGTGATCAGTAGTCAGGATCAAGTCATTAAAGCCAGCGCCCGCCAGTTTATTCCTTACTTCGTCTTAGACGACCTATTGCCGCATGGTTAA